A part of Aegilops tauschii subsp. strangulata cultivar AL8/78 chromosome 2, Aet v6.0, whole genome shotgun sequence genomic DNA contains:
- the LOC141040602 gene encoding uncharacterized protein translates to MVDLRLPTIESERSTEILKATYSYRSSSSGRQQFVARPEMLTVWRTGVDVSDFEEEKPVESQREEACLETAKMIKEAKTMGGNFYSKRAYGKLVEAQNMLVEESDPLLMTELQDLLGPVLLYGPWKGRSYASSSESSHDRQRFTARGVTRLFATPRMDIYLEQAKKFLDDPTMLLPSSMDDAIKDELVFAALTNNVATREEEMRRLSLFTED, encoded by the exons ATGGTTGACCTCCGCCTCCCCACCATTGAGAGCGAGCGGAGTACCGAGATCCTCAAGGCCACCTACTCATACAGAAGCAG CTCTTCTGGGAGGCAGCAGTTTGTTGCGCGTCCAGAGATGCTGACCGTGTGGCGCACCGGCGTAGATGTCTCAGACTTCGAGGAGGAGAAGCCGGTGGAGTCACAGAGGGAGGAGGCCTGTTTGGAGACGGCAAAGATGATCAAGGAGGCAAAAACCATGGGGGGCAACTTCTACTCCAAACGTGCGTATGGCAAGCTAGTGGAGGCTCAAAATATGCTGGTTGAGGAGTCGGACCCGCTGCTCATGACGGAGCTGCAGGATCTcttagggccagttctttt GTACGGCCCCTGGAAGGGTCGCTCCTATGCCTCGTCCTCCGAGTCTTCACATGACCGGCAGCGTTTCACAGCTAGGGGGGTCACGCGGCTCTTCGCGACACCACGTATGGACATCTACCTTGAGCAGGCCAAGAAGTTCCTCGATGACCCGACGATGCTGCTGCCGTCGTCGATGGACGATGCCATCAAGGACGAGCTAGTCTTTGCTGCTCTTACGAACAATGTTGCCACTAGGGAAGAGGAGATGCGGAGATTGAGCTTGTTTACAGAAGACTAA
- the LOC141020487 gene encoding probable E3 ubiquitin-protein ligase EDA40, with amino-acid sequence MNNEDEPRKQRTLSVQLAFKHCKRAPLKECKIKVMLELTGGDSTSDRPGLDLVLVMDVSGSMEGEKLDQVKTAMRFVVQKLSPIDRLSIVTFSNIATKLCPLQQVTEASQRQLQQLIDSLVAQGATNIIDGLRTGANILTDRKVSDGRVASIMLMSDGHVQDTGGAGLIMAVAQCLAGLLTVAIEELELKMEWVIGELHIVKVNSGNLKSYGGKGHERVSFGNLYSREVRRVIVELLLPAIDSERSTEIEVTLVRYPSKTGRPEFISMPPKTMSVWRTSMEVFEEEMPPELLMEEARLHAVEMLHQAMYLAEDMRDLGSAKALLVEAQNRERCIPELRTELQGIIDLLEAPESYAKHGQPYTASSSISHRLERYAARGNMETMRLFATPRIDEYLEQAKKFHDDPTIPLPSTDDDVQQEVGVLNINVASRAEEMRRLSLEIMV; translated from the exons ATGAATAATGAAGATGAACCAAGAAAACAAAGAACACTGAGCGTGCAGCTGGCGTTCAAGCACTGCAAAAGGGCCCCACTGAAAGAGTGTAAAATAAAGGTGATGCTGGAGCTCACCGGTGGCGACAGCACCAGTGACCGGCCGGGCCTGGACCTGGTGCTCGTCATGGACGTCAGTGGCAGTATGGAGGGCGAGAAGCTAGACCAAGTAAAGACCGCCATGCGGTTTGTCGTACAGAAGCTCAGCCCCATCGACCGACTCTCCATTGTCACATTCTCTAATATCGCCACCAAGCTCTGTCCGCTGCAGCAGGTCACCGAGGCCTCGCAGCGGCAGTTGCAGCAGCTCATCGACAGTCTTGTGGCCCAGGGCGCCACCAACATAATTGACGGCCTCCGGACCGGGGCCAATATCCTTACCGACCGCAAGGTGAGCGACGGTCGCGTCGCCAGCATCATGCTCATGTCTGACGGTCACGTCCAGGACACTGGCGGTGCTGGCCTGATCATGGCCGTAGCCCAGTGCCTCGCCGGGCTGCTTACGGTCGCGATTGAGGAGCTCGAACTGAAGATGGAATGGGTCATTGGCGAATTACATATAGTTAAGGTGAACTCTGGGAATCTAAAGTCCTACGGCGGCAAGGGTCACGAGCGCGTAAGCTTTGGCAACCTCTACAGCAGAGAAGTTCGCAGGGTCATTGTTGAACTTCTTCTACCGGCAATCGACAGCGAGCGTAGCACGGAGATCGAAGTCACGCTGGTACGGTATCCATCAAAAACAG GGAGGCCAGAGTTCATCAGCATGCCTCCTAAGACAATGAGTGTGTGGCGCACCAGCATGGAGGTCTTCGAGGAGGAGATGCCGCCAGAGTTACTGATGGAGGAGGCCCGTTTGCACGCGGTGGAAATGCTTCACCAGGCGATGTACCTGGCGGAGGACATGAGAGACCTTGGCAGTGCCAAGGCTCTGCTAGTGGAGGCCCAGAACAGGGAGCGCTGCATCCCGGAGCTCAGGACCGAGCTGCAGGGGATCATCGATCTGTTGGAAGCGCCAGAATCGTACGCCAAGCACGGCCAACCGTACACGGCGTCCTCGTCTATTTCGCACCGCCTGGAGCGTTACGCGGCGAGGGGCAACATGGAGACCATGCGGCTCTTTGCAACGCCACGCATTGATGAGTACCTAGAGCAGGCCAAGAAGTTCCACGATGACCCTACGATACCACTGCCGTCTACGGATGACGATGTCCAGCAGGAGGTTGGTGTTCTTAACATTAATGTTGCCAGTAGGGCTGAGGAGATGCGGAGATTGAGCTTGGAAATAATGGTCTAA
- the LOC109754157 gene encoding uncharacterized protein yields MEVAKSVVASELVSRFISFLMNKYQSSSHAQSEEKVLENLQHLLMRACTIVEEADTRYITNSGMMMQLKTLSEAMYRGYSVLDNSRYQALQDGACIDKVSSNNSSSSSLYLAKRSRTTTDKGTHLESHSALESLEIAIADMVEFVVLLGGCERMSRRPYDVYLYTDNFMFSRHAEKQKLLSFLLQHNDPHGDHALPVLPVIGGPTTGKKTLVAHVCGDERVRSRFPSVLHLDGDNIMSILDHGRTMEGMLLVVIEFASDVGDDDWKKFRSFFIRIGRGSKIIIISKLKILGRFGSVKPIFLTVLSNDELRYLFKALAFGSIDPAEHPRLVQVADEFVKVLNNMQGSLIAANSYADVLRKNLNVRFWRCTLDKAIRFLKRNLSIDGVQPSTRLAQGHQVDITDFALHPLSMTRYTINVSIKEESPSVTLGGLIVDPSVRPEGDFILTSWESRLPPHKSFVYFATSHAHDTCEGSALLGRKRRGVPI; encoded by the coding sequence ATGGAGGTTGCCAAGTCTGTAGTTGCAAGTGAACTGGTGAGCCGGTTCATCTCCTTCCTGATGAACAAGTACCAATCCTCCAGCCATGCACAGTCAGAGGAGAAGGTGCTGGAGAACTTGCAGCATCTCCTGATGAGAGCTTGCACCATCGTCGAGGAGGCAGACACACGATACATAACCAACTCCGGGATGATGATGCAGCTCAAGACGCTCTCAGAGGCCATGTACCGAGGATACAGTGTGCTGGATAACTCGAGGTACCAAGCCCTCCAAGATGGTGCGTGCATTGACAAGGTTAGCAGCAACAATTCATCTAGCAGCAGTTTGTATTTAGCCAAGCGCTCACGAACAACAACTGATAAGGGCACACACCTTGAGTCGCACAGTGCCTTGGAAAGTTTAGAAATTGCTATAGCTGACATGGTAGAATTTGTTGTGCTTCTGGGTGGATGTGAGCGCATGTCTCGTAGGCCATACGACGTTTATCTTTACACCGACAACTTCATGTTCAGCCGACATGCTGAAAAGCAAAAGCTCTTGAGCTTCTTGTTGCAGCACAACGACCCTCACGGAGATCATGCACTCCCAGTTCTCCCGGTCATAGGTGGTCCAACAACTGGGAAGAAAACTTTGGTTGCCCATGTGTGCGGCGATGAAAGGGTTCGCTCGCGATTCCCTTCTGTATTGCACTTAGATGGAGACAACATTATGAGCATACTTGACCATGGAAGGACCATGGAAGGAATGTTGTTGGTCGTTATCGAGTTTGCTTCTGATGTAGGGGACGATGATTGGAAAAAGTTTCGCTCATTTTTCATAAGAATAGGCAGAGGAAGTAAGATAATCATCATAAGTAAACTAAAAATATTAGGCAGGTTTGGATCGGTGAAACCAATTTTCCTTACTGTTCTATCAAATGATGAGTTGAGGTACCTTTTCAAGGCATTGGCATTCGGGAGCATAGACCCTGCAGAACATCCACGGTTAGTTCAAGTAGCAGATGAATTTGTGAAGGTGTTGAACAATATGCAAGGTTCACTTATCGCAGCAAATTCATACGCGGATGTGTTGAGAAAAAATCTCAATGTTCGGTTTTGGCGTTGCACATTGGACAAGGCAATAAGATTTCTTAAAAGAAACCTATCCATAGATGGTGTGCAACCAAGCACGCGTTTAGCACAAGGTCATCAAGTGGACATAACAGACTTTGCTTTGCATCCACTTAGCATGACACGTTATACAATTAATGTTTCAATCAAGGAGGAATCACCAAGTGTGACATTGGGGGGACTTATAGTAGATCCAAGTGTTAGACCAGAAGGAGACTTTATTCTAACATCATGGGAATCAAGGTTACCCCCTCATAAATCATTTGTTTATTTTGCTACAAGTCATGCTCATGACACATGTGAAGGTAGTGCTTTGTTAGGTAGGAAGCGACGAGGAGTGCCAATTTAA
- the LOC109754206 gene encoding probable serine/threonine-protein kinase PBL23, translated as MENVHAAPRVLSFRLLNEITKGFSTDMKIGAGSYGNVYKGEHTTGEIIAVKVLHYIPGIDDEQFEKEYHNLATLRHKNIVRLLGYCHETRREFLPYNGKLVFAEMTQRALCFEYMQNGSLDGCLTDESTGHDWCTRYAITKGICQGLKYLHEELDPPMYHLDLKPANVLLDENMVPKLADFGLSRLFRGEQTQMTKSAVGTLCMGTGRTSYRQDQFTRWSVIPNK; from the exons ATGGAAAATGTACATGCAGCGCCAAGGGTTCTGTCGTTCCGGTTATTGAATGAAATTACAAAAGGTTTCTCTACGGACATGAAAATTGGCGCAGGTTCATACGGAAATGTTTATAAG GGAGAGCATACAACTGGGGAAATTATTGCTGTGAAGGTGCTTCATTACATTCCAGGAATTGATGATGAGCAATTTGAGAAGGAGTATCACAACCTTGCAACTCTACGGCACAAAAATATTGTGCGGTTACTTGGCTATTGCCATGAAACTAGGCGAGAATTTCTGCCTTACAATGGAAAACTGGTTTTTGCTGAGATGACACAGAGAGCCCTTTGCTTTGAGTATATGCAAAATGGAAGCCTTGATGGTTGTCTTACTG ATGAATCTACTGGACATGATTGGTGCACACGCTACGCAATAACTAAGGGGATTTGTCAGGGTCTGAAGTACCTTCATGAGGAATTGGATCCTCCTATGTATCATTTGGATTTAAAACCAGCGAATGTATTGCTAGATGAAAATATGGTGCCGAAATTAGCCGATTTTGGCTTGTCAAGGCTCTTCAGAGGAGAACAAACACAAATGACCAAAAGTGCTGTAGGAACACT GTGCATGGGAACTGGAAGAACAAGCTACAGACAAGATCAGTTTACACGCTGGAGCGTCATTCCAAACAAGTGA